DNA sequence from the Candidatus Limnocylindrales bacterium genome:
TCGAGGACTGGACGTTCAACGTCCGCGGCGTCGATGGCGGCTGGCTGATCGCGGGCGGCAATCCTTTGGACGCGTTTCGTCTGGCGCTGCAGTACGGGCTCGCGGATGCGGTCATCGTCGGCAGCAACACCGTCAGCAAGGAAGGCGTAGACCACGGACCGTATCGCGGCTACCTGTGGCAGCCCTACGGGCCGGTCCGGTGGCCGCAGGTTGCCAGAGCCGATCCGCACGTGCTCGACAAGATCCTCCGGCTGCGGCGGCTGTGGCAGGAGCGCGGCGTGCTGTCGCGGCGGCCGTACCCGGCGCAGATCGTCGTCTCCCAATCGGGCGAGCACAAGATGGGAACCGCCGACATCTTCGACGCACGCATCTTTCACGACCGCCATCCCGACGGCAGCGCCATCGAGGTGCTGGTGCTGACGAGCGAGGCAGGTGCCGAGAAGATGGCGGCGCGTGCACGCGGGCGCGGCCTCGGCGGCCGCTGCCACGACATGTTCGTTGCAGTCTCTCCCGAGGGCCGGCCTGCGGAGCTGGACATTGCCGCCGCCGCGCAGGTTCTGCGCTCACGCCACGACATCCGAATCGCCAACCACGACGGAGGCGCCACCGTGCTGTCGAAGTTCAGCGAAGCGGGCGTCCTGCCGCAGATGAACCTGACGTTGATGCGCGGCCGCTCGGTCTACGACGTCCTTTCCACCACCGACCGCCTTCCGCTGAACGAGCGCGAGCGATTCGCTGCCGAGTTCGATCAGCGGCGCCAGCTGTTCTGGTCGGGCGATCACAAGCTGCCGGCTGCGCTTCGTCCGGCGTATGTGGTCACCGACGGCGGGGACGCGGCGGTGGTGACGTTCGACGCGCGCGCCATCCGCGGCCTCTGAGGCGGCGCCGCGCTTCGCCGGCGCGTTGCGCCGGCACGCCGCAGCGCTGCCGCGTCGCCCGAGCCGGCAGCCGGCGCACGGCCGCAGGCGTCAGCTCCCGGCCCACACCGGGTCGTTGCGCATCGAGGCCATGAGGTCGACAAAGCACGCCTCGAGCACGCGCGCGAGGTCGGCTTCGCTCGGTGTGCCGCCGAGCTTCATCGTCTTGCTGCAAGCGTGCCGCTCGGGCTTTCGGCGCTTGGCGCCGGCGGGCGGTGCCACTTCGAAATCCACTTCGATGCGAGCCGTGACGTTCCATCCGGTCGACGTCTGCGAAGCATCGATCCAGAACGTTTCGAGTTCCGTGCCCACCAGGCGTCCGTCCATCGCCGGAACGATGACGTGCCCGACCGCGCGTAGCTCGTCGCCGATCGCTTCGGTCAGGTAGTCGGTGGGCCGTCTGGTCATACGGATCGGAAACGCCTTGCCGTCGCGGGAGGTCATCACGCCGACGCGGGCCGTGTCGGCGCGCGTGTCGCTGACGACGGGGACGTGGAAGGCCTGCGGCGCCGAGACGCGCTCGAGCCTGGCATCGTGCGCCGCCCAGGACGGCAGGCTGATGACCGCCGAGTCACCGCGCGAGCGGATCGACAGCTCGCGCACGAGATCGGTCGCCAGCTGATCGGCCACGCGCATCCAGGTTGCCGTCGACATGTCGCCGGTGACGGCAACGGTGCGCTGGTGGACCATCGAGCCTGCGCCGGCGCCGTCGCGCACCGACGAGACCAGTTCCACCACGCGAATGGGCATGCCGGCCGATGCATGACGGAAGGCCGGGGCCGGAGCGCGCAGCGTCGCGCGCACGTCGAGGGTGGCGCAGCCGGCGGTGCCCGCGGTGCACGACAGCTTCGCCGCGGCGATGGAATCGCGCAGCGCCTCGTTCAGGATTTCCCTGGCGTCGCCCTGCACGCGGAAGTCGGCGTCCACGCGCGCGAGCGACAGCTTGCTTCCGCTGATGGCCGGCGGCGGGCCGGTGACGGTGGCCGTCTTCTGCGGCGCGCACGCGGCAGCCGCCGCCATGACGACGAGCACCGCCGCGGCCCCTCGCAGGTGGCCGGCGTGTTCCCTTGCGGTCGGTCCCATCATCCTCGCTGCCTCCTCTCCGAACGTAAGAGAACTCCGGTTTTGTGCCCGCGAGCCGCGGCGTGCAAACTCCGCGTCTGCACAACGTCGCCGCTGCCGCGGCAGCAGAGCCGCGCTCGGAGGAGCCCCGACCATGGCCGACTACGACGACACCATCTTCGGCAAGATCATCCGCGGCGAGGTCCCGTGTCACCGGGTCTACGAGGACGACCACGTCCTGTCGTTCCTCGACGTCAACCCGATCTCCTTCGGGCACACGCTGGTGATTCCGAAGGAGGCCAAGCCGTTCCTGCACGAGCTCGGGGATGAATCGGCCGCCGCCATCGGCCGCGTGCTGCCGCGCCTCTGCCGCGCGGTGATGAAGGCGACCGGGGCGATGGCCTACAACATCCTGCAGAACAACGGGCACATGGCGCACCAGGCCGTCATGCACGTGCACTTCCACATCATTCCGCGCTACGAGGAAGCCGGGCTCGGCATCGGCTGGTCGCCGAGCAAGCTGTCGGCCGAAAAAGCAGGAGAGCTGGTCGCTGCGCTCAGCGCGGCGCTTGCCGCCGAGTGATCAGGCGCCGAGGGTGACGAGGACCTGATCGAGCTCCGCCAGCGCGGCCGCCGGATCGGGCTCGACCAGATGCGCGCGAATACCGAGCTCGCGCGCCGCGCGCACATTGCCCTCGAAGTCGTCGAAGAACATCGCTTGATGCGGCTCGATGCCGAGCCTCTCGAGCGCATGGCGGAAGATGCGCGGGTCGGGCTTGCGATAGCCGACGAACGAGGAGTCGACGACGAAGTCGAACAACTCATCGACCGGCACCATCGCCCGCCACGCGTCCTGGAACTCGCGGGCGTTGTTGGTGATGACGGCGGTGGGAATGCCGGCGGCGCGCAGCCGCCGGGCGCGGGACGAGAACGTTTCGCGCGGCCCCGTCTTGCTCCCCAGCGCCGCGAGCACCTTGAACAGATCGGCCTCGAAACCGTGCTGCTGGCCGAGATCGAGAATCTGGCTGCGTGCGTCGGTCAGCAGGATCTCGCCGCGCTCGAGCCTGTGCCAGGGATGGTCGGTGTCCTGATCGTAGGGACCGAAGACCGTGGTGAGCATCAGGTGCGGGTCCACACCGATCTCGCGTCCGAACTCGCGCGCGGCCTCGAACGGCGATTCGGTGAAGACGCCGCCGAAGTCGAACAGCACGGCCCTGGTCTGCGGTGCCGCGTCGGTCACGTGTTCATCCCGCCGTCGACCACCAGAGTCGAGCCCGTAGTGTAGGGCGACAGATCGCTGACGAGGTACAGCACGGATCCGACGATCTCTTCGGGCTCGGAGATGCGCTTCATCGCCGTGGCCTCGCTCATCAGGCGATGGAAGTCGGTGCCCTCGGTGGCCTTGACCATGTCGGTGTTGACCGGCCCGGGCGCCAGCGCGTTGACGCGCACGCCGAGCGGCGCCCACTCCAGCGCCATCACCCGAGTCAGCGCATGCAGCGCCGACTTGCTCGAGCAGTACAGGCCGATGGTGGGACCGGGACGGAACGCGCCGACCGAGACGACGTTGACGATCGCCCCACCGCCGTGGTCGGCCATCCACGCAGCCGCCCGGCAGGCCAGATGCAGCGGGCCGCGCACGTTGATGGCGTAGATGCGGTCGAACAACTCGGGCGTGCCGGCAATGAGCGGGCGCGCG
Encoded proteins:
- a CDS encoding HIT family protein — its product is MADYDDTIFGKIIRGEVPCHRVYEDDHVLSFLDVNPISFGHTLVIPKEAKPFLHELGDESAAAIGRVLPRLCRAVMKATGAMAYNILQNNGHMAHQAVMHVHFHIIPRYEEAGLGIGWSPSKLSAEKAGELVAALSAALAAE
- a CDS encoding HAD family phosphatase, which produces MTDAAPQTRAVLFDFGGVFTESPFEAAREFGREIGVDPHLMLTTVFGPYDQDTDHPWHRLERGEILLTDARSQILDLGQQHGFEADLFKVLAALGSKTGPRETFSSRARRLRAAGIPTAVITNNAREFQDAWRAMVPVDELFDFVVDSSFVGYRKPDPRIFRHALERLGIEPHQAMFFDDFEGNVRAARELGIRAHLVEPDPAAALAELDQVLVTLGA
- a CDS encoding SDR family oxidoreductase, with protein sequence MSIGIDLSGRVAIVTGGGRGLGRSIALGLARAGADVALAGRKIESCEDAARDVRSLGRRALAASCHMGRTEEIDALFERTIAELGRVDIVINNAATSPAARPLIAGTPELFDRIYAINVRGPLHLACRAAAWMADHGGGAIVNVVSVGAFRPGPTIGLYCSSKSALHALTRVMALEWAPLGVRVNALAPGPVNTDMVKATEGTDFHRLMSEATAMKRISEPEEIVGSVLYLVSDLSPYTTGSTLVVDGGMNT